In the genome of Abyssalbus ytuae, the window ACATCCACACTCCCAATTCTCCGTAAAACCTGGGTAAAATAAATACCAGCGGAATAAAGAAAAAACCCTGCCGGGTAAGGGTAAGCAACAATGCAGGAGTGGCCTTCCCCACTGCCTGAAAATAGGCTGCGCCTATAAGTTGTATGGATATGATGGGAATGGCTCCAAATACCCATCGCATGGCATTGGGAGTTTCTTTTATAACAAGCTCGTCCGAAGTAAAAACAGAAGCTATTTCCCCGGGAAATAACATAATTATTAAAAAAACCACAGTAGCTACCAAAACAGAATATTTTATAGCCGTATTGATAGATTTTATAACCCTTTCAAACTTATTTGCCCCGTAATTATATCCAGCTATAGGTAAAAATCCCTGTGTAACCCCCAGTATGGGAAACGAAGCAAACATAAGCATTCTGGCTACTATGGCATATACGGTAACCGAAAGTTCGCCACCCAGGTTAAAAAGTATATTGTTCATAACCAGGTAGGTTACACTCACTACTGCCTGACGGGCCAATGTAACAAAACCCAATGCCCCTATTTCGGCCACAATAGGCCTGCTAAGGGCAAAGTTTCCGGCGGTAAGCTTTAATTCGGAATTATGGCTTAAAAAAAACCAGCTTACATATATCAGGCACAATAAATATGAAATGGTAGTTGCCCATGCTGCCCCATGCATTCCATATCCTAATATTTTTATAAAAACATAATCCAGTATA includes:
- a CDS encoding MATE family efflux transporter produces the protein MANISSDELGTEPIGKLLVKQALPASIGILVMSLNIVVDTVFVGHWIGSIAIAAINVVLPVSFFIAALGMAIGIGGSSIISRSLGKGNKEKALNTFGNQIILTLLHTVALVIPGLVFANSIIPGFGGKGDIFEPARIYYTIVLYGVPFLALCMMGNTVIRAEGKPKFAMTAMIIPSVSNLILDYVFIKILGYGMHGAAWATTISYLLCLIYVSWFFLSHNSELKLTAGNFALSRPIVAEIGALGFVTLARQAVVSVTYLVMNNILFNLGGELSVTVYAIVARMLMFASFPILGVTQGFLPIAGYNYGANKFERVIKSINTAIKYSVLVATVVFLIIMLFPGEIASVFTSDELVIKETPNAMRWVFGAIPIISIQLIGAAYFQAVGKATPALLLTLTRQGFFFIPLVFILPRFYGELGVWMSFPVSDVLSTIVTGYFLNKEVRLKLK